Below is a genomic region from Methanolobus sediminis.
AGATACAGCTGTCAATGAATCCTCCTCTGATTCGGATGAAGTGGTTGTTGATATGTCTTCAGATTCAAATGACGGATCCGATATATCTGGTAATACCAATAGTGCATCTGAAAATGACAACGGATCTTCTGCTATTGAAACAAAAGCTGTTGAAAATTCAGTTCCGGGGTTTGAATTACCACTTGCAGTAATTTCAATCTCACTTGTGTTTCTTCTTCGTAGAACAACCCTCAAATAAGAAAATGTGGCCTAAGGCCAATTAGGGATATATCTCTCTGAAAGTTCCAGACACTTGATTAAAAGTGTTCTTTCTTTTTTCTTTCATAAATCACGACTACTCGCCTGTTCTCATTGATTCTTTTTAGATACATGGTGTCTTAGTTACTGCAATATTGCAAACATTAGTATTATTGAATTATTACTGTTCTCAGTAATGCTTAAGTATTAGATAAACACTTAAAAAGAGACTGCAAAATTATTTAGACCAGTTGCTAAACTGTTTAAGTCTAGTTATTTATACGCCTATCAAACTATTAATTAATCTGCATATTGTAAACTCTGACAAACGACGCAATGCCTATTCAGAATGTTGAAATGTTACTGTTTTAACCATCCATATAATTAATTATGACACTCTCAGATAAACCCCGGGTTCTAGTTGTGGACGATGAACCAATGAATGTTGAGTTGCTTCAGGCTTACCTTTCTGAAGATTATGAAGTTTTACCTGCTTATAATGGTCATGAAGCACTGGATATCGTTTTCAAAGAGTTGCCGGATATTGTTCTTCTTGATGTAATGATGCCTGATATCAATGGTTATCAGGTCTGTGAAAAGATTAAGAGTTCTGAGATCACTCAGTTCATTCCCGTGGTTCTTGTTACTGCTCTTTCCGGGAGGGAAGACCGTTTAAGAGGTATTGAGTCACAGGCTGACGATTTTCTTACAAAACCTGTTGACAGGCTTGAACTTAAAATGAGAGTAAAGTCTCTTTTCCGTATTAAAAGTCTTCATGACAACGTGATTATGGAGCGTGATCAGGCACAGAATTACCTGGATGTCGCAGCTGTAATGATGCTTGCACTTGACTGCAGCCAGAATATAACTCTCATTAATAAAAGAGGACTTGAGATTCTGGGTTATGGGGAATCAGAGGTTATCGGAAAGAATCTTATGGAACAATTCATTCCGGATTCTTCAAGGTCTGAGATGGAAATCCATTTCTTAAATTCATTGAACGCTTCAGGTGCCGGGAGCACTTATTATGAGTGTCCGGTAATAACTAAAAATAGTGAAGAGAGAATGGTCAACTGGTATTCCAAGCCACTCACTGATGAAGGCGGTAAGGTTATTGGTGTTCTTTTTTCAGGCCAGGACATCACTATCAGGAAAAAAGCGGAAGAGAAGCTAAGGGAGCAGACGCATGCCATGGAAGCTTCTGTAGATGGCATGGCAATTCTTGATGAAAAAGGAATTTACAATTATGTCAATGCTGCTCATGCCCGTATATTCGGTTATGATAATCCCAGAGAACTGATTGGTAAAAAATGGGATCTGCTCTACAATCCATCTCAGGTTAGCTTGTTCAAATCCACTATTTTGCCGGAATTCAAAAAGAAAGGTAAGTGGCAGGGCGAGTTGATTGGTAGAAGAAAGGATGATAGTACATTTTTCCAGGAAATATCACTGACAGCCTTTGATAAAGGTCTGATCTCAGTTGTAAGGGATATATCCAAAAGAAAGGAAGTAGAGTCTCAGCTGAATGACTATGCAGCTAGGCTCAAAAGCTCCAACGAACTCAAAGACTTGTTTACTGATATTCTCCGTCATGACTTATTAAATCCGGCAGGCGTTGTAAAAGGTTTTTCTGACATGTTGCTCAACGAGGAAAAAGATGAGAACAAAAGATATAAGATTCAACTTATTGATAACAATATAACCCGCCTCATTGAAATGATAGAATCCGCTGCAAAGTTTGCCAAACTTGAAGATATGGATAAGCTGGAGTTCAAGTCAATGGATATTGGTCCGATTCTCTCCAATGTTGTCAAGGAACTCAAACCACAACTCTCAGCAAAGAATATTACTCTTGATATGAGAGCTTCCGGGACTTATCCTGCAGTAATAAATCCTCTTATTAGTGGTGTTTTTACTAATTTCATCTCCAATGCTATCAAATATGGTCCTTCTGGCAGCGTTGTAACTGTGGATATCATGGATATTGGTGATGAATGGAAAATTATGATATCTGATCAGGGTGAAGGTATTCCTGATATGGATAAAGATCTTATCTTCAATCGTTTCCAGCGTCTTGCCGAGAAAAAGAAGGCTGTTAAAGGCTCAGGACTCGGCCTTGCTATTGCAAAAAGGATAGTTGAACTACACGGTGGGGGTATAGGTGTGGAAGACAATCACTCAGGAAAAGGTAGTTCTTTCTGGGCAACAGTAAAAAAAGCATGAGGGGGTTATTTTCCAATATCCTCATACCAGATGTCTGGTTTTTCATGAATGAATTTTTCCATGAGTTCTTTACATTCATCAATATCGAGGTCAATTACTTCAACACCGTGTTCTTTCATGAACTCTGCAGCACCATCAAATGTTTTTGATTCACCAGCAATGACTTTTTTTATACCAAACTGTACAATTGCTCCGGCACAGAGATAACATGGCATTAGTGTGGAGTATATTGTAGTTCCCTGATATTTTCCAATCCTTCCTGCATTGCGTATGCAGTCTATTTCCGCATGTGCCAGAGGGTCACCCTGCTGAACTCTTCTGTTATGACCTCTGCCAATTATTTTTCCTTCTTTCACAAGGACTGACCCAATAGGTATTCCACCTTCTTCCAGTCCCTTTTTAGCTTCATCAATAGCTACCTGCATGAATTCGTCCATAATATTCCTCTTCAAGTCTTACAGAGTATGTAATATGATTCGGACTAATATATTAATTATCATTCAGGAATAAGGGAAAATAGGATCAAGATCGACAGAAGAAAAGTAATGGAAGAAAAACAGAAATTTGAATGTATGCTCTCGCATACTTTTTGTTTTTAAAGAGATAACATTAAGTTTCCAAAGAAACAGCT
It encodes:
- a CDS encoding nucleoside deaminase; translated protein: MDEFMQVAIDEAKKGLEEGGIPIGSVLVKEGKIIGRGHNRRVQQGDPLAHAEIDCIRNAGRIGKYQGTTIYSTLMPCYLCAGAIVQFGIKKVIAGESKTFDGAAEFMKEHGVEVIDLDIDECKELMEKFIHEKPDIWYEDIGK
- a CDS encoding PAS domain S-box protein; translated protein: MTLSDKPRVLVVDDEPMNVELLQAYLSEDYEVLPAYNGHEALDIVFKELPDIVLLDVMMPDINGYQVCEKIKSSEITQFIPVVLVTALSGREDRLRGIESQADDFLTKPVDRLELKMRVKSLFRIKSLHDNVIMERDQAQNYLDVAAVMMLALDCSQNITLINKRGLEILGYGESEVIGKNLMEQFIPDSSRSEMEIHFLNSLNASGAGSTYYECPVITKNSEERMVNWYSKPLTDEGGKVIGVLFSGQDITIRKKAEEKLREQTHAMEASVDGMAILDEKGIYNYVNAAHARIFGYDNPRELIGKKWDLLYNPSQVSLFKSTILPEFKKKGKWQGELIGRRKDDSTFFQEISLTAFDKGLISVVRDISKRKEVESQLNDYAARLKSSNELKDLFTDILRHDLLNPAGVVKGFSDMLLNEEKDENKRYKIQLIDNNITRLIEMIESAAKFAKLEDMDKLEFKSMDIGPILSNVVKELKPQLSAKNITLDMRASGTYPAVINPLISGVFTNFISNAIKYGPSGSVVTVDIMDIGDEWKIMISDQGEGIPDMDKDLIFNRFQRLAEKKKAVKGSGLGLAIAKRIVELHGGGIGVEDNHSGKGSSFWATVKKA